The Deltaproteobacteria bacterium genome segment CCAGGGGCGGATGATCAGGACTATGGCCATGACCATGAAAATAAAGGCCAGAGCCAGTTCCGGTTTATACATGATACCGAAAGAATAGACCTGCCCGACAATCAGGGCACCCAGGAGGGTTCCGGGCAGGCTGCCCATGCCGCCGATGACCACCACGGCAAAGCACTCAACGATGATTTCAATATCCATGCCCAGGGCAATGGAACCGTAGGGTGCGGTCACTGCTCCGCTCAGGCCGGCAATCAAGGCCCCCAAGACGAAGATCCAGGTAAACAGCCAGGGTATCGGGATGCCCAGGGCCGAAACCATATCCCGGTCGTGGGCCGCAGCCCGGATGATGTCTCCCAGGCGGGTTTTATAAACCAGCCACCAGAGGAATACCACCAGGGCCAAACCGAGAAGGATGACAAAAAAGTTATAAGACGGGAAAGGAAAACCGAAAAGGAATACCGCCCCGGTGAAGGGTTTGGGTCTGGGAATGGAAAGAAATTCCCCGCCCCAAAACCATTTGACGATATCGGTGATAATCAGGATCAAGGCATAAGTGGCCAGGAGTTGCTCAGGCCAGCCACG includes the following:
- a CDS encoding branched-chain amino acid ABC transporter permease, whose translation is MSFDVLFNQFLSGIARGALLFLVASGLSLTFGVLRVLNFAHGSLYMLGAFISYSVWKWLLIPVVGFYIATLISALILAGIGLLIEYYILRRLYSRGWPEQLLATYALILIITDIVKWFWGGEFLSIPRPKPFTGAVFLFGFPFPSYNFFVILLGLALVVFLWWLVYKTRLGDIIRAAAHDRDMVSALGIPIPWLFTWIFVLGALIAGLSGAVTAPYGSIALGMDIEIIVECFAVVVIGGMGSLPGTLLGALIVGQVYSFGIMYKPELALAFIFMVMAIVLIIRPWGIFGRPER